A single window of Providencia alcalifaciens DNA harbors:
- a CDS encoding indolepyruvate ferredoxin oxidoreductase subunit alpha, producing the protein MAERSFVQEVQKLRQGEGEVFSGEGILAVTKALLESGVSYVAGYQGAPISHLMDVLADAQDILSDYGIRFENSASEATAAATLAASVNYPLRGAVTFKATVGTNVASDALANLASGGVLGGALIIVGEDYGEGSSIMQERSHAFAMKSQMWLLDPRPNLPCIVQAVKDGFDLSEASNTPVMLQMRIRSCHVHGQFTCSDNQHPKFTVKDALENPTRDVSRIVLPPASFLHEKEKIEARWPAAIKFIQQRELNEFFAEDAEDVGIALQGGNYNTLIRALNQIGLADVFGNSKIPLYVMNVAYPLIDDEFERFCRNKKAILVLEEGQPNFVEQNVANILRQRNIDVALHGKDMLPMAGEYNTATVLAGLRSFFERYGKIEPQVKAAANQIRIPTINVAAVKVDDDLPEYVNAAQPTLNETVHARPPGFCTGCPERPIFTAMKLIERELGEHHVSADIGCHLFSILPPFNLGNTTMGYGLGGAGAAALNAKAGKRAISVMGDGGFWHNGLTSGIANSVFNRSDNLTIVVDNSYTSATGGQDILSSTALNSTRSTGHEIEKAVKGVGVNWVKTIKRTYDLKAMTNTLREALTTTESGPKVLIAQSECMLNKQRREKKKVREDVSAGKRVVRERFGVDSDTCTGDHSCIRLSGCPSLSIKPNPDPLRTDPVATVMDSCVGCGLCGEVSHAAVLCPSFFKAQIITNPNGWDKLRHRVRGWFIGFLQRRDARRREQLSF; encoded by the coding sequence ATGGCTGAGCGCTCGTTTGTTCAAGAAGTTCAAAAATTACGGCAGGGTGAAGGCGAAGTCTTCAGCGGTGAAGGGATCCTTGCCGTCACTAAAGCATTACTCGAATCAGGGGTTTCGTATGTGGCTGGCTATCAAGGCGCTCCCATCTCCCACCTGATGGATGTACTGGCAGATGCGCAGGATATCCTATCGGATTACGGTATTCGCTTCGAAAATAGCGCCAGTGAAGCCACTGCGGCCGCAACACTGGCCGCATCGGTTAACTACCCTTTGCGTGGCGCAGTGACATTCAAAGCAACCGTTGGTACTAACGTTGCTTCAGATGCATTAGCAAACTTAGCCTCTGGCGGTGTACTGGGTGGTGCGCTGATCATCGTCGGTGAAGATTACGGCGAAGGTTCCTCCATCATGCAGGAACGCAGCCACGCATTTGCTATGAAATCCCAAATGTGGCTCCTCGACCCACGCCCTAATTTACCTTGCATTGTTCAGGCAGTTAAAGATGGTTTTGATCTTTCCGAAGCCAGTAACACGCCTGTTATGTTGCAAATGCGCATTCGCTCTTGTCATGTGCACGGGCAGTTCACATGCTCTGATAACCAACACCCTAAATTTACAGTCAAAGATGCACTAGAAAACCCAACTCGTGACGTGAGCCGCATTGTGTTACCGCCAGCCAGTTTTTTACATGAAAAAGAGAAAATTGAGGCTCGCTGGCCTGCTGCCATCAAATTTATTCAGCAACGTGAACTTAACGAATTTTTTGCGGAAGATGCTGAAGATGTGGGGATCGCCTTACAAGGTGGCAACTACAATACGCTGATCCGCGCATTAAACCAGATTGGTCTAGCCGACGTTTTTGGTAATAGCAAAATTCCGCTGTATGTCATGAATGTGGCATACCCGTTGATTGATGATGAATTTGAACGTTTTTGCCGCAATAAAAAAGCCATTTTAGTTTTAGAAGAAGGGCAACCGAACTTTGTTGAGCAAAATGTGGCGAATATTTTACGTCAACGCAATATTGATGTGGCACTGCATGGTAAAGATATGCTGCCGATGGCGGGGGAATATAACACCGCAACAGTATTAGCAGGGCTGCGCTCATTCTTCGAACGCTATGGCAAAATCGAGCCACAAGTGAAAGCAGCAGCAAATCAAATTCGTATTCCAACCATTAATGTCGCGGCCGTCAAAGTCGATGATGACTTACCTGAATATGTGAATGCTGCACAACCTACTCTGAATGAAACGGTACATGCGCGCCCACCAGGGTTCTGTACGGGCTGCCCTGAGCGCCCCATTTTTACTGCAATGAAGCTAATTGAGCGTGAACTGGGCGAACACCATGTGAGTGCGGATATTGGCTGCCATTTATTCTCTATTCTGCCGCCATTTAACCTCGGTAACACAACGATGGGTTACGGGCTGGGTGGCGCGGGTGCGGCTGCGCTCAACGCGAAGGCGGGTAAACGGGCGATTTCAGTGATGGGAGATGGTGGTTTTTGGCACAACGGGTTAACCAGCGGTATTGCTAACAGTGTATTTAACCGTAGCGATAACTTAACCATTGTTGTTGATAACAGTTATACCTCCGCAACAGGTGGGCAAGATATTTTGTCGTCAACGGCGCTAAATTCTACCCGCAGCACAGGGCATGAGATTGAAAAAGCAGTTAAAGGCGTTGGGGTTAATTGGGTAAAAACCATCAAACGTACCTACGATTTAAAAGCCATGACGAATACGCTGCGTGAGGCACTGACGACGACAGAAAGTGGTCCGAAAGTGTTAATTGCGCAAAGCGAATGTATGTTGAACAAACAGCGCCGTGAGAAGAAAAAAGTCCGCGAAGATGTTTCAGCGGGCAAGCGAGTTGTCCGTGAACGTTTTGGTGTTGATTCAGACACTTGCACGGGCGACCACTCCTGTATTCGTTTATCGGGTTGTCCATCGTTATCAATCAAGCCTAACCCAGATCCTTTACGGACAGACCCAGTCGCAACCGTGATGGATAGTTGCGTAGGTTGTGGGCTGTGCGGTGAAGTCTCCCATGCCGCAGTGCTGTGTCCTTCATTCTTTAAAGCTCAGATTATTACCAATCCAAATGGTTGGGACAAATTGCGCCACCGTGTTCGCGGCTGGTTTATTGGCTTCTTGCAGCGCCGTGATGCACGCCGCCGTGAACAACTGAGTTTCTAG
- a CDS encoding indolepyruvate oxidoreductase subunit beta family protein, translated as MAQSLMTSQPLMALQPIKIAILAMGGEGGGVLADWIVNLGEDNGYFAQTTSVPGVAQRTGATIYYVELFPGADNPQTPSPVLALMPMPGDVDVVLASELMEAGRAVQRGFVTTERTTLISSTHRVYSIAEKSAMGDGRVDSQALIRHAGQAARQFVHFDMAQAAQESGSVISAVLFGALFGSGVLPFSREQFEETIVRGGVGVKPSLRAFALGAEKAAQPEEAYQAESAKSVEKTPKNKHVAALLSRIESQFPDHVHYLATEGVRRLVDYQDPAYAETYLNRLQGLFAQKGGDDPRLQRALVRHLALWMSYEDTIRVADLKIRDSRFARVRNEVQAKDNQLLDINEFMHPRIEEICETLPKNLGNWLMKPHWVHKAVRKLTQRGRTITTSSLWGFLQLYVLAAWRRGRRSTLRYQLENNRIEKWLATVVQAAKSNPALATEIAQCQRVVKGYSDTHARGLRNFQVLMEIVERHGSQLAPINLRELREAALADEHGNELKKCRQRLAME; from the coding sequence ATGGCTCAATCTTTAATGACTTCTCAACCGCTAATGGCTTTGCAGCCGATCAAAATCGCCATCCTCGCGATGGGCGGTGAAGGCGGTGGCGTTCTCGCTGATTGGATTGTCAATCTTGGCGAAGATAACGGTTATTTTGCGCAAACGACTTCTGTGCCAGGCGTGGCGCAGCGTACTGGGGCGACAATTTATTATGTTGAATTATTCCCCGGCGCTGATAACCCTCAGACCCCTTCACCTGTTTTAGCGTTAATGCCAATGCCCGGTGATGTAGATGTGGTGCTGGCTTCAGAGCTGATGGAAGCTGGGCGAGCCGTACAGCGTGGCTTTGTGACCACGGAGCGTACCACGCTGATTAGTTCGACCCATCGGGTTTATTCCATCGCAGAAAAATCGGCAATGGGGGATGGACGAGTGGATAGCCAAGCGTTGATCCGCCATGCGGGGCAAGCCGCCCGCCAGTTTGTGCATTTTGATATGGCGCAAGCCGCGCAAGAAAGTGGCAGCGTGATCAGCGCCGTGTTGTTCGGTGCGCTGTTTGGTTCGGGGGTTTTGCCCTTTAGCCGTGAACAATTTGAAGAAACCATCGTTCGTGGTGGCGTGGGTGTAAAGCCGAGCTTGCGGGCATTTGCATTGGGCGCTGAAAAAGCGGCTCAGCCTGAAGAGGCTTATCAAGCAGAATCTGCAAAGTCGGTAGAAAAAACACCAAAAAACAAACATGTAGCTGCTCTCCTTTCTCGGATTGAAAGCCAGTTTCCTGACCATGTTCACTACCTTGCGACCGAAGGTGTTCGTCGGCTGGTTGATTATCAAGACCCTGCGTATGCCGAAACGTATCTCAACCGATTACAAGGGCTGTTTGCGCAAAAAGGCGGTGATGACCCACGCTTGCAACGTGCATTAGTACGCCACTTAGCGCTATGGATGTCCTATGAAGACACTATTCGCGTTGCGGACTTAAAAATTCGCGATAGTCGTTTTGCCCGAGTACGCAATGAAGTCCAAGCGAAAGATAACCAATTGCTCGACATCAATGAATTTATGCACCCAAGAATCGAAGAGATTTGCGAAACGCTTCCCAAAAATTTAGGCAACTGGTTGATGAAACCACATTGGGTACACAAAGCAGTTCGCAAATTGACGCAAAGGGGACGAACAATCACTACCAGTTCCTTGTGGGGATTTTTACAGTTATACGTGCTAGCCGCATGGCGCAGAGGGCGTCGCTCAACGCTACGTTATCAGCTTGAAAATAACCGTATTGAAAAATGGCTAGCCACCGTTGTGCAAGCTGCAAAAAGTAACCCTGCTTTAGCAACCGAAATTGCGCAATGTCAGAGAGTGGTGAAAGGGTATAGCGACACCCATGCCCGTGGATTGCGCAATTTCCAAGTTTTGATGGAGATTGTTGAGCGTCATGGTAGCCAGCTAGCACCGATTAATTTACGTGAATTACGTGAAGCGGCGCTGGCGGATGAACATGGTAATGAGTTGAAAAAATGCCGTCAGCGTTTGGCGATGGAATAA
- a CDS encoding acyl-CoA thioesterase → MSLLTFSRNHRINFSECDPAGIVFYPQYFVMFNNLIERWFDELLPEGFAGYILDQRFGLPTVHLEADFKAISRMGDDVQLELHVERIGGKSLTLRQRCISLDGELRMEVTQTYVTTSLITHQAIPIPEALYSALTQQQPV, encoded by the coding sequence ATGAGTTTACTGACATTTTCTCGAAACCATCGAATTAATTTTTCAGAGTGTGATCCCGCAGGGATCGTGTTTTACCCGCAATATTTCGTGATGTTTAACAACCTCATTGAGCGTTGGTTTGATGAATTACTCCCTGAAGGATTTGCAGGGTACATCCTCGATCAACGCTTTGGTTTGCCAACTGTGCATTTAGAGGCTGATTTTAAAGCGATTAGCCGTATGGGGGATGACGTTCAGCTTGAGCTGCATGTCGAACGCATTGGCGGTAAATCACTGACTTTACGTCAACGCTGTATCAGCCTTGATGGCGAATTGCGCATGGAAGTGACGCAGACCTATGTCACTACATCACTGATTACGCATCAGGCTATTCCAATCCCTGAAGCACTGTATAGCGCCTTAACCCAGCAGCAACCTGTGTAA
- a CDS encoding bifunctional salicylyl-CoA 5-hydroxylase/oxidoreductase, with protein sequence MNIVCIGGGPAGLYFGLLMKLQNPSNRVVVVERNRPYDTFGWGVVFSDATLSNLRKADPVSAETISAEFSHWDDIDIHFKGSCNRSGGHGFIGIGRKKLLNILQDRCLEVGVELVFETQVTDDQEIARQYNADLVIASDGINSAVRTRYENIFKPDIDQRRCRFVWLGTKKIFDAFTFIFAENEHGWFQVHAYQFQEGLSTFIVETTEETWLKAGIDQMSQEDGIAYCEKLFAPWLDGEKLIANAAHLRGAAIWIRFPRVICDNWVHWTQPTSSKEVPVVLMGDAAHTAHFSIGSGTKLALEDAIELCESLKSTQGGLRKGLEHYQKVRSVEVLKIQNAARNSTEWFENVQRYENLDPEQFAYSLLTRSQRISHENLRVRDGNWLTHYENWFAEKSGLPTQVANQKVAPMLTPFRLRNVELKNRVIASPTLLYCATDGLVSDFHLVHIGSRALGGASLIMTEMTAISPEARVTTGCPGIWNDEQVAAWKNVTQFVHQKTDAKIGIQLGHAGRRGSTQRGWEQENHPMKHDNWSLVSASPLPYLPSISQTPTELTEAQMATIIDQFVAAAKRADQAGFDWLELQAGHGYLLSSFISPLTNQRIDAFGGSLENRLRFPLAVVSAVRKVWSDDKPLSVRISATDWVEGGTTVDEAVLIGRALHQAGADIIDCSSGEVSPLQQPVYGRMYQTPMADRIRNEGSVPVIAVGAITDADQVNSIIASGRADLCALSRPLLADPAWLLHECARFGWNSVTWPAPYEYGRQQLIQQSKSR encoded by the coding sequence ATGAATATCGTTTGTATCGGCGGCGGTCCCGCTGGGCTTTATTTCGGGTTACTGATGAAACTGCAAAACCCAAGTAACCGTGTAGTGGTGGTTGAACGTAACCGTCCTTATGACACCTTTGGTTGGGGCGTGGTTTTTTCGGATGCCACATTAAGTAATTTGCGCAAAGCAGATCCCGTTTCTGCGGAAACTATTAGCGCTGAATTTAGCCATTGGGATGATATCGACATTCATTTTAAAGGCAGCTGTAACCGCAGTGGCGGGCATGGCTTTATTGGTATTGGGCGTAAAAAATTACTCAATATTTTGCAAGATCGTTGTCTTGAAGTGGGTGTAGAACTGGTGTTCGAAACCCAAGTGACTGATGACCAAGAAATTGCTCGCCAATATAACGCGGATTTAGTCATTGCCTCCGATGGGATCAACAGTGCGGTGCGTACGCGTTATGAAAATATCTTTAAACCGGATATCGATCAGCGCCGCTGCCGTTTCGTTTGGTTAGGAACTAAAAAGATTTTCGACGCATTTACCTTTATTTTTGCCGAAAATGAACATGGTTGGTTCCAAGTTCACGCTTATCAATTCCAAGAAGGTTTATCCACATTTATTGTAGAAACCACAGAAGAGACCTGGTTAAAAGCAGGTATCGACCAAATGTCTCAGGAAGATGGGATTGCTTACTGTGAAAAACTATTCGCCCCATGGCTGGATGGTGAAAAACTGATTGCCAATGCAGCCCACTTACGTGGTGCAGCGATTTGGATCCGCTTCCCTCGCGTGATTTGTGATAACTGGGTGCACTGGACACAGCCAACAAGCAGCAAGGAAGTCCCTGTGGTGCTGATGGGGGATGCAGCTCATACCGCTCACTTCTCTATTGGTTCAGGCACAAAACTGGCTCTGGAAGATGCAATTGAGCTGTGCGAAAGCTTGAAATCGACCCAAGGGGGTTTGCGCAAGGGACTGGAGCACTACCAAAAAGTTCGCAGTGTCGAAGTGCTGAAAATTCAGAATGCGGCGCGTAACTCGACCGAGTGGTTTGAAAACGTGCAGCGCTATGAAAACCTCGATCCCGAGCAGTTTGCTTACTCTTTATTAACCCGTTCTCAACGTATCTCTCATGAAAACTTACGTGTGCGTGATGGTAACTGGTTAACCCATTATGAAAACTGGTTCGCCGAAAAATCGGGTTTACCAACGCAGGTGGCTAACCAAAAAGTTGCCCCGATGTTGACGCCATTTCGCTTGCGTAATGTGGAACTGAAAAACCGCGTGATAGCGTCTCCAACGCTACTGTATTGCGCAACTGATGGGTTAGTCAGTGATTTCCATCTAGTACATATCGGTAGCCGTGCATTGGGTGGAGCTAGCCTGATTATGACGGAAATGACGGCGATTTCTCCTGAGGCGCGAGTCACGACAGGCTGCCCGGGAATTTGGAATGATGAGCAAGTGGCGGCATGGAAAAATGTGACGCAATTTGTACATCAAAAAACGGATGCGAAAATTGGCATCCAACTGGGGCATGCAGGGCGTCGTGGCTCAACACAGCGCGGCTGGGAGCAAGAAAATCATCCAATGAAACACGATAATTGGTCATTAGTTTCTGCGTCACCATTGCCTTATTTACCTTCAATTTCACAGACACCCACTGAACTAACAGAAGCCCAAATGGCGACGATCATCGACCAGTTTGTGGCGGCAGCAAAACGCGCGGATCAAGCCGGTTTTGATTGGTTAGAGTTGCAAGCTGGGCATGGTTATCTGTTATCGAGCTTTATTTCTCCGTTAACTAACCAGCGTATCGATGCATTTGGTGGGTCGCTAGAAAATCGCCTGCGTTTCCCATTAGCGGTAGTGAGTGCAGTTAGAAAAGTATGGTCTGACGATAAGCCACTGTCTGTGCGCATTTCAGCAACAGATTGGGTTGAAGGCGGTACAACGGTGGATGAAGCAGTATTAATTGGGCGGGCGCTTCATCAAGCCGGAGCCGACATTATCGATTGTTCATCCGGTGAAGTCTCCCCACTACAGCAGCCTGTTTATGGGCGTATGTACCAAACCCCAATGGCGGATCGTATTCGCAATGAAGGATCGGTACCGGTCATTGCGGTTGGCGCTATTACCGATGCGGATCAAGTGAATAGCATTATTGCGTCAGGGCGTGCTGATCTTTGTGCACTCTCACGACCACTCCTTGCCGACCCTGCTTGGTTACTCCATGAATGCGCTCGCTTTGGGTGGAATTCAGTAACGTGGCCAGCGCCTTATGAATATGGTCGCCAACAATTAATCCAACAATCGAAAAGCCGTTAA
- a CDS encoding cupin domain-containing protein, whose protein sequence is MTTQSHDQYRENVAGRADVEDTPELLAYYKQLDELKTGALWTVANKIEPWQPKSQSVPVLWRYKDLREHVLRSVDLVTPEKAGRRVIYLNNPGRQDVAAAVGWLYSGLQVMHPGEAASAHAHSSSALRFIMEGRGAYTIVEGQKMILEANDFVLTPNGTWHEHGVEEGGLPCIWQDGLDIPLVNAMEAGFYKVHPDLHQAQTRPIDYPVGMWGATALRPHHVGWDKPYSPLFKYQWGPTYEALQRAAKVTDGSVFDDVLMNYTNPLTGGPVMPTIGASMQLLRPGFVGKAHRHTGSFIYQVAKGKGYSIINGQRFDWQERDIFCVPSWMFHEHVNTSQSEGACLFCFNDLPVMHSLGLYYEEALVDNDGHQKVIS, encoded by the coding sequence ATGACGACTCAGTCCCATGACCAATACAGAGAAAATGTCGCAGGACGCGCAGATGTGGAAGATACACCAGAATTGTTGGCGTATTACAAACAGTTAGATGAACTAAAAACGGGCGCATTGTGGACGGTAGCCAACAAAATTGAGCCGTGGCAGCCAAAATCTCAATCTGTGCCTGTGTTATGGCGCTACAAAGATTTACGGGAGCATGTTTTGCGTTCAGTGGATTTGGTGACCCCGGAAAAAGCGGGTCGCCGTGTGATCTACTTAAACAACCCTGGTCGTCAAGATGTGGCAGCCGCGGTGGGTTGGTTGTATTCCGGTTTACAGGTGATGCATCCGGGAGAAGCGGCTTCGGCTCACGCACATTCATCATCAGCATTGCGTTTCATTATGGAAGGGCGCGGAGCCTACACCATTGTGGAAGGGCAAAAAATGATTTTAGAAGCTAATGACTTTGTACTGACGCCTAACGGTACTTGGCATGAACATGGTGTGGAAGAAGGTGGGCTGCCGTGTATTTGGCAGGATGGTCTGGATATTCCATTAGTCAATGCGATGGAAGCGGGTTTCTACAAAGTTCACCCTGATTTGCATCAAGCGCAAACTCGCCCAATTGATTATCCCGTTGGTATGTGGGGAGCGACAGCATTGCGCCCGCATCATGTGGGATGGGATAAACCGTATTCGCCATTATTCAAATATCAGTGGGGGCCAACGTATGAGGCATTGCAACGCGCCGCAAAAGTGACGGATGGCTCGGTATTTGATGATGTTTTAATGAACTACACCAACCCATTAACTGGCGGGCCAGTGATGCCAACGATTGGGGCTAGTATGCAGTTATTACGCCCTGGGTTTGTTGGTAAAGCTCATCGTCACACGGGTAGCTTTATCTACCAAGTAGCGAAAGGAAAAGGGTATTCGATTATTAATGGGCAGCGCTTTGACTGGCAAGAGCGAGATATTTTTTGCGTGCCATCGTGGATGTTCCACGAACATGTGAATACATCCCAGAGTGAAGGTGCGTGTCTGTTCTGTTTTAACGACCTGCCAGTGATGCACTCCCTTGGTCTCTATTACGAAGAGGCGCTTGTGGACAATGACGGGCACCAAAAAGTTATTAGCTAA
- a CDS encoding fumarylacetoacetate hydrolase family protein encodes MRLITYRSDVTAAARLGAIVNEQVVDLARLAEENGQYLPDNMLEFIDLGPQGIRAGTELLNAHKGQFPAGTAWPVQNVKILAPIPRPRKNIFGIGLNYVEHVAESSRTLDTSKELPKEPVIFSKPPTTVIGPGDAIEHNSQITQQLDWEVELAVIMGTRAKGVSEADALNYVFGYSLMIDMSARDCRRAGQWIYSKGQDTYAPFGPCIVTADEIPDPHSLNLSLKVNGVIKQDSNTRHMLFNVNALIADISKGITLEPGDIIATGTPEGVGAGRSPQEWVWPGDVIEAYVEKIGELRHPVVAV; translated from the coding sequence ATGCGTCTTATTACTTACCGTTCAGATGTTACCGCAGCAGCACGTTTAGGGGCGATTGTTAACGAGCAAGTCGTGGATTTGGCGAGACTAGCGGAAGAGAATGGCCAATATCTCCCTGATAATATGTTGGAATTTATTGATTTAGGCCCTCAAGGGATCCGTGCAGGTACTGAATTATTAAACGCACATAAAGGGCAGTTTCCTGCGGGAACTGCATGGCCAGTACAAAACGTAAAAATTTTAGCGCCAATTCCGCGCCCAAGAAAAAACATTTTTGGGATTGGTCTGAACTATGTTGAGCACGTTGCTGAGTCAAGCCGTACTTTGGATACCTCGAAAGAATTACCAAAAGAGCCAGTTATCTTTTCTAAACCACCAACAACGGTGATTGGACCGGGTGATGCGATTGAACATAACAGCCAAATTACTCAGCAATTAGATTGGGAAGTGGAGTTGGCAGTGATTATGGGGACGCGTGCTAAAGGGGTTTCTGAAGCAGACGCACTGAATTATGTGTTCGGTTATAGCTTAATGATCGATATGAGTGCGCGTGATTGCCGCCGTGCGGGTCAATGGATCTACTCAAAAGGGCAGGATACCTACGCACCATTCGGCCCTTGTATTGTGACTGCCGATGAAATTCCTGATCCTCACTCACTAAACTTAAGTTTGAAAGTTAACGGCGTAATCAAGCAAGACTCCAATACGCGCCACATGCTGTTCAATGTGAATGCGTTGATTGCTGATATCAGCAAAGGCATTACGTTGGAGCCGGGGGATATTATCGCGACGGGCACACCTGAAGGGGTTGGTGCGGGTCGTTCTCCACAAGAGTGGGTATGGCCGGGTGATGTAATTGAAGCTTATGTCGAAAAAATCGGTGAGTTACGTCATCCAGTGGTTGCGGTATAA
- a CDS encoding carbon-nitrogen hydrolase family protein has protein sequence MLNLPQFKAAAVQAAPVFLDTDATVDKVCRLIEEAADNGAKLVAFPEVFVSGYPYWSWVMNPIDGSPWFEKLCKSAIEVPGPEIKRIAQAAARHHINVVVGVNERNPNGIATLYNTLVTISDEGKILGRHRKLVPTWAEKLTWANGDASSLKVHQTSIGPLGALACGENTNTLARFSLLAQGELVHIASYIALPVAPKDYDMADAIRLRASAHCFEGKVFTIISCSTVSEEIVEAMAASHPESRELLARPNSAFSGIIGPDGRVIGEPLIDKEGIVYGEIDLNRCIQPRQMHDITGHYNRFDIFDLQVNRRPLTAARFHHGGQDVDELNQFAESDDPSVEKGL, from the coding sequence ATGTTGAATCTACCTCAATTTAAGGCGGCGGCAGTACAGGCCGCCCCTGTATTCCTCGATACCGATGCGACTGTTGATAAAGTGTGTCGGTTGATTGAAGAAGCGGCTGATAATGGTGCCAAATTAGTGGCATTTCCTGAAGTGTTTGTTTCTGGCTATCCATATTGGAGCTGGGTGATGAATCCGATTGATGGCAGCCCTTGGTTTGAAAAACTGTGCAAATCTGCCATTGAAGTTCCGGGGCCTGAAATTAAACGAATCGCCCAAGCCGCTGCTCGCCACCATATCAACGTAGTTGTGGGTGTGAATGAGCGTAATCCGAATGGCATCGCTACGCTGTACAACACCTTAGTGACGATTTCTGATGAAGGTAAAATTTTAGGGCGTCACCGTAAATTAGTCCCAACGTGGGCTGAAAAATTGACGTGGGCAAATGGGGATGCCTCCTCGCTGAAAGTTCACCAAACCAGTATTGGTCCATTAGGGGCATTGGCATGCGGCGAAAATACCAATACGCTGGCGCGTTTCTCGTTATTGGCTCAAGGTGAATTGGTCCATATTGCCAGTTATATTGCACTGCCAGTGGCACCAAAAGACTATGACATGGCGGATGCGATTCGTTTACGTGCTTCAGCCCACTGTTTTGAAGGCAAAGTATTTACCATCATTTCATGTTCAACAGTCTCTGAAGAAATCGTTGAGGCTATGGCTGCGTCGCATCCCGAATCCCGTGAGTTGCTAGCGCGTCCAAATAGCGCGTTTTCCGGCATTATCGGCCCCGATGGTCGAGTGATTGGGGAACCATTGATTGATAAAGAAGGCATTGTTTATGGTGAAATCGACTTGAATCGCTGTATTCAACCTCGCCAGATGCACGACATTACAGGGCATTATAATCGCTTTGATATCTTTGATTTACAGGTTAATCGTCGCCCATTAACGGCAGCTCGTTTCCATCATGGTGGACAAGATGTCGATGAACTTAATCAGTTTGCTGAATCGGATGACCCTTCAGTGGAGAAAGGACTATGA
- a CDS encoding maleate cis-trans isomerase family protein, which yields MSLARTFRIGQIVPSSNTTMETEIPAILRAREAMFAERFTFHSSRMRMQKVTKDELAKMDSDSDRCAIELSDADVDVLGYACLVAIMSMGKGYHRVSQKRLHQCTIDNGHPAPVVTSAGALVEGLHAIGAKKVSILTPYMKPLTQMVIDYIEHEGIEVVDSISLEIPDNLEVGRQNPLAPVEITKKLNTNVDAIVASACVQMPSLPSIQLIEDRVGLPVLSSSVATTYMMLKKLGLDTRVDGFGSLLSGRF from the coding sequence ATGAGCTTAGCGCGTACTTTTCGTATTGGGCAGATTGTGCCTTCATCAAATACCACGATGGAAACTGAAATTCCGGCCATATTACGTGCCCGAGAAGCGATGTTTGCAGAACGTTTTACATTTCATTCTAGCCGTATGCGTATGCAGAAAGTGACTAAGGATGAGCTTGCTAAAATGGACTCAGACAGTGACCGCTGCGCGATTGAACTGTCAGACGCCGACGTCGATGTATTAGGATATGCTTGCTTGGTTGCCATTATGAGCATGGGGAAGGGCTATCACCGTGTTTCGCAAAAGCGCCTTCATCAATGCACCATCGATAATGGGCATCCAGCACCGGTTGTCACCAGTGCAGGAGCGTTAGTCGAAGGGTTACATGCCATTGGCGCGAAAAAAGTGTCGATTTTGACGCCGTATATGAAGCCATTAACGCAAATGGTTATCGACTATATTGAACATGAAGGCATTGAAGTGGTGGATAGCATTTCATTGGAGATCCCCGATAACCTCGAAGTGGGGAGACAAAACCCATTAGCACCAGTGGAAATCACCAAAAAGCTAAATACCAATGTGGATGCGATTGTGGCATCGGCTTGTGTGCAAATGCCGTCATTACCGTCGATTCAACTTATCGAAGATAGAGTGGGCTTGCCAGTATTGTCTTCGTCTGTGGCAACAACTTACATGATGCTAAAAAAATTGGGGCTAGATACGCGAGTGGATGGTTTTGGCTCACTACTTAGCGGAAGATTTTAG
- a CDS encoding MarR family winged helix-turn-helix transcriptional regulator, with amino-acid sequence MPESKVFVDNYLPALLGQAWMIVSSEFHAVVEANGLSVLEWRVLSTLANNGSMGITELSQKTVSKQPTITRVLQRLEQQGHVVRHNNHTGSDRRVTLVSVTSSGVELVEGLLIAAEEHERQVLAPLGVRKSKMLKQVLQELIDRHSPEIK; translated from the coding sequence ATGCCTGAATCGAAAGTCTTCGTTGATAATTACCTGCCTGCTCTTTTGGGGCAGGCATGGATGATAGTTTCATCTGAATTTCATGCGGTTGTGGAAGCCAATGGGCTATCGGTTTTGGAGTGGCGAGTGCTTTCTACATTAGCCAATAATGGTTCGATGGGGATCACCGAGCTGTCGCAAAAAACAGTTAGCAAGCAACCGACAATCACGCGGGTATTACAACGATTGGAACAACAAGGGCATGTGGTCCGTCACAATAACCATACAGGAAGTGACCGCCGCGTGACACTCGTGAGTGTGACTTCTAGCGGCGTCGAGCTAGTCGAAGGTTTATTGATTGCAGCGGAAGAACACGAAAGGCAGGTTTTAGCGCCCCTCGGTGTTCGTAAAAGCAAAATGCTCAAGCAAGTTTTACAAGAGTTGATTGATAGACATAGCCCTGAAATCAAATAG